The proteins below are encoded in one region of Amycolatopsis magusensis:
- a CDS encoding MlaE family ABC transporter permease produces the protein MAIRHAFGEGARRVVNAPLGLLDQLGDQLSFYIRALAWVPQSLRKYMKETMRLLAEVSFGSGALAVIGGTVGVMVGLTVFTGVVVGLQGFAALDQIGTAAFAGFASAYINTREIAPLVAGLALSATVGAGFTAQLGAMRISEEIDALEVMGVPSLPYLVTTRIIAGFIAVIPLYIIGLLMSYLGSRIVTVYFYGQSAGTYDHYFNLFLPPEDVFISFIKVLIFAVIIILSHCYYGYRASGGPAGVGVAVGRAVRTTIVTVAIVNFFIGFAIWGTTTTVRIAG, from the coding sequence CGCGCCGGGTGGTGAACGCCCCGCTCGGCCTGCTCGACCAGCTCGGGGACCAGCTGTCGTTCTACATCCGCGCGCTGGCCTGGGTTCCGCAGTCGCTGCGCAAGTACATGAAGGAGACGATGCGGCTGCTCGCCGAGGTGAGCTTCGGCTCCGGCGCGCTCGCCGTGATCGGCGGCACGGTCGGCGTGATGGTCGGCCTGACCGTGTTCACCGGTGTGGTGGTCGGCCTGCAGGGCTTCGCCGCGCTGGACCAGATCGGCACCGCGGCCTTCGCCGGGTTCGCCTCCGCCTACATCAACACCCGCGAGATCGCGCCGCTGGTCGCCGGGCTGGCGCTGTCGGCGACGGTCGGCGCCGGGTTCACCGCCCAGCTGGGCGCGATGCGCATCTCCGAGGAGATCGACGCGCTGGAAGTGATGGGCGTGCCGAGCCTGCCGTACCTGGTCACCACCCGGATCATCGCCGGGTTCATCGCGGTGATCCCGCTGTACATCATCGGGCTGCTGATGTCCTACCTCGGCTCGCGAATAGTCACGGTGTACTTCTACGGGCAGTCCGCGGGCACCTACGACCACTACTTCAACCTGTTCCTGCCACCCGAAGACGTGTTCATCTCCTTCATCAAGGTGCTGATCTTCGCGGTGATCATCATCCTGTCGCACTGCTACTACGGCTACCGCGCCAGCGGCGGCCCCGCCGGCGTCGGCGTGGCCGTCGGCCGGGCGGTGCGGACCACGATCGTCACCGTGGCGATCGTCAACTTCTTCATCGGGTTCGCCATCTGGGGGACCACCACGACGGTGAGGATCGCCGGATGA